One genomic region from Myripristis murdjan chromosome 7, fMyrMur1.1, whole genome shotgun sequence encodes:
- the edem2 gene encoding ER degradation-enhancing alpha-mannosidase-like protein 2 isoform X2, which produces MFYHAYNSYLDNAFPYDELRPLTCDGQDTWGSFSLTLIDALDTLLVLGNQTEFQRVATLLQDTVDFDIDVNASVFETNIRVVGGLLSAHLLSGRAGLEREIGWPCAGPLLRMAEDAARKLLPAFQTASGMPYGTVNLLHGVSPTETPVTCTAGVGTFILEFATLSRLTGDAVFENVARRALRALWHTRSDIGLVGNHIDIMSKKWVAQDAGIGAGIDSYFEYLVKGAIMLQDEELLDMFLDYDRAIQNYTRFDDWYLWVQMHKGTVSMPVFQSLEAFWPGLQSLLGNLDSAVRTFQNYYSVWRQFGGLPEFYSIPQGYTVDKREGYPLRPELIESAMYLFRATGDHTYLQFGLDVLESIEKITKTPCGYASVKDLRDHQLDNRMESFFLAETIKYLYLLFDPAHFLHGGEDEGAGSWEEGGEGGQCVLGAGGFIFNTEAHPLDPAALHCCSRHTQERQELHDLLLSLSQPAKPGAGRAPPPPPLKQTEAPPLSQSESIALKPGERKAAPVLSCPVQPFSARLSVLGQVFSDDT; this is translated from the exons ATGTTCTACCACGCCTACAACAGTTACCTTGACAACGCCTTCCCCTACGACGAGCTCCGCCCACTCACCTGTGACGGACAGGACACCTGGGGCAG tttcTCCCTGACTCTGATCGATGCTCTCGACACTCTGCTG GTTCTGGGAAACCAGACGGAGTTCCAGCGCGTGGCGACGCTCCTGCAGGACACCGTGGACTTCGACATCGACGTCAACGCCTCCGTCTTCGAGACCAACATCAGAG TGGTGGGAGGTCTGCTGTCGGCCCACCTGCTCTCTGGGAGGGCGGGGCTCGAGCGGGAGATCGGCTGGCCCTGTGCCGGACCGCTGCTGAGGATGGCCGAGGACGCTGCCAGGAAACTGCtgcctg CGTTCCAGACGGCGAGCGGCATGCCGTACGGGACGGTGAACCTGCTGCACGGCGTCAGTCCCACCGAGACGCCCGTCACCTGCACCGCCGGCGTGGGCACCTTCATCCTGGAGTTCGCCACGCTGAGCCGGCTGACCGGGGACGCCGTGTTCGAGAACGTGGCGCGCCGAGCCCTGAGAGCCCTGTGGCACACCAGATCTGACATCGGACTg GTGGGTAACCACATCGACATCATGTCTAAGAAGTGGGTGGCGCAGGACGCCGGGATCGGCGCCGGGATCGACTCCTACTTTGAGTATCTGGTGAAAGGAGCCATCATGCTGCAGGACGAGGAGCTGCTCGACATGTTCCTGG ATTACGACCGAGCCATCCAGAACTACACCCGCTTTGACGACTGGTACCTGTGGGTGCAGATGCACAAGGGAACCGTCTCCATGCCTGTGTTCCAGTCTCTGGAGGCCTTCTGGCCCGGgctgcag tccttGCTGGGGAACCTGGACAGCGCTGTGAGAACCTTCCAGAACTATTACTCTGTGTGGAGGCAGTTTGGAGGCCTGCCTGAGTTCTACAGCATCCCGCAGGGCTACACGGTGGACAAGAGGGAGGGCTACCCGCTGAGGCCAG agctcaTAGAGAGTGCGATGTACCTGTTCAGGGCGACAGGTGACCACACCTACCTGCAGTTTGGCCTCGACGTCCTGGAGTCTATAGAGAAGATCACCAAGACGCCGTGTGGATACGCCAGt GTGAAAGACCTGCGAGATCACCAGCTGGACAACAGGATGGAGTCTTTCTTCCTGGCCGAAACCATAAAGTACCTCTACCTGCTGTTTGACCCCGCCCACTTCCTGCACGGCGGCGAGGACGAGGGGGCGGGGTCCTGGGAGGAgggcggggagggggggcagtGTGTTTTAGGGGCCGGGGGCTTCATCTTCAACACGGAGGCTCACCCGCTGGACCCGGCGgcactgcactgctgcagccgCCACACGCAGGAGAGGCAGGAGCTGCACGACCTCCTGCTCAGCCTGTCGCAGCCCGCCAAGCCGGGCGCCGGCCGagcgccgccaccgccgccgctcAAACAGACCGAGGCCCCGCCCCTCAGCCAATCGGAGAGCATCGCCCTGAAGCCCGGCGAGCGCAAGGCGGCCCCGGTGCTGTCGTGTCCCGTGCAGCCGTTCAGCGCCCGGCTCTCCGTCCTGGGACAGGTCTTCTCCGACGACACCTGA
- the edem2 gene encoding ER degradation-enhancing alpha-mannosidase-like protein 2 isoform X1, whose translation MRAALCVALALGLVASLLCDAAGRQFTEEEMAGIRQRIKSMFYHAYNSYLDNAFPYDELRPLTCDGQDTWGSFSLTLIDALDTLLVLGNQTEFQRVATLLQDTVDFDIDVNASVFETNIRVVGGLLSAHLLSGRAGLEREIGWPCAGPLLRMAEDAARKLLPAFQTASGMPYGTVNLLHGVSPTETPVTCTAGVGTFILEFATLSRLTGDAVFENVARRALRALWHTRSDIGLVGNHIDIMSKKWVAQDAGIGAGIDSYFEYLVKGAIMLQDEELLDMFLDYDRAIQNYTRFDDWYLWVQMHKGTVSMPVFQSLEAFWPGLQSLLGNLDSAVRTFQNYYSVWRQFGGLPEFYSIPQGYTVDKREGYPLRPELIESAMYLFRATGDHTYLQFGLDVLESIEKITKTPCGYASVKDLRDHQLDNRMESFFLAETIKYLYLLFDPAHFLHGGEDEGAGSWEEGGEGGQCVLGAGGFIFNTEAHPLDPAALHCCSRHTQERQELHDLLLSLSQPAKPGAGRAPPPPPLKQTEAPPLSQSESIALKPGERKAAPVLSCPVQPFSARLSVLGQVFSDDT comes from the exons ATGCGTGCCGCGCTGTGTGTCGCGCTCGCGCTCGGTCTCGTGGCCTCGCTGCTTTGCGATGCGGCGGGACGTCAGTTCACCGAGGAGGAGATGGCCGGCATccg CCAGCGGATCAAGTCCATGTTCTACCACGCCTACAACAGTTACCTTGACAACGCCTTCCCCTACGACGAGCTCCGCCCACTCACCTGTGACGGACAGGACACCTGGGGCAG tttcTCCCTGACTCTGATCGATGCTCTCGACACTCTGCTG GTTCTGGGAAACCAGACGGAGTTCCAGCGCGTGGCGACGCTCCTGCAGGACACCGTGGACTTCGACATCGACGTCAACGCCTCCGTCTTCGAGACCAACATCAGAG TGGTGGGAGGTCTGCTGTCGGCCCACCTGCTCTCTGGGAGGGCGGGGCTCGAGCGGGAGATCGGCTGGCCCTGTGCCGGACCGCTGCTGAGGATGGCCGAGGACGCTGCCAGGAAACTGCtgcctg CGTTCCAGACGGCGAGCGGCATGCCGTACGGGACGGTGAACCTGCTGCACGGCGTCAGTCCCACCGAGACGCCCGTCACCTGCACCGCCGGCGTGGGCACCTTCATCCTGGAGTTCGCCACGCTGAGCCGGCTGACCGGGGACGCCGTGTTCGAGAACGTGGCGCGCCGAGCCCTGAGAGCCCTGTGGCACACCAGATCTGACATCGGACTg GTGGGTAACCACATCGACATCATGTCTAAGAAGTGGGTGGCGCAGGACGCCGGGATCGGCGCCGGGATCGACTCCTACTTTGAGTATCTGGTGAAAGGAGCCATCATGCTGCAGGACGAGGAGCTGCTCGACATGTTCCTGG ATTACGACCGAGCCATCCAGAACTACACCCGCTTTGACGACTGGTACCTGTGGGTGCAGATGCACAAGGGAACCGTCTCCATGCCTGTGTTCCAGTCTCTGGAGGCCTTCTGGCCCGGgctgcag tccttGCTGGGGAACCTGGACAGCGCTGTGAGAACCTTCCAGAACTATTACTCTGTGTGGAGGCAGTTTGGAGGCCTGCCTGAGTTCTACAGCATCCCGCAGGGCTACACGGTGGACAAGAGGGAGGGCTACCCGCTGAGGCCAG agctcaTAGAGAGTGCGATGTACCTGTTCAGGGCGACAGGTGACCACACCTACCTGCAGTTTGGCCTCGACGTCCTGGAGTCTATAGAGAAGATCACCAAGACGCCGTGTGGATACGCCAGt GTGAAAGACCTGCGAGATCACCAGCTGGACAACAGGATGGAGTCTTTCTTCCTGGCCGAAACCATAAAGTACCTCTACCTGCTGTTTGACCCCGCCCACTTCCTGCACGGCGGCGAGGACGAGGGGGCGGGGTCCTGGGAGGAgggcggggagggggggcagtGTGTTTTAGGGGCCGGGGGCTTCATCTTCAACACGGAGGCTCACCCGCTGGACCCGGCGgcactgcactgctgcagccgCCACACGCAGGAGAGGCAGGAGCTGCACGACCTCCTGCTCAGCCTGTCGCAGCCCGCCAAGCCGGGCGCCGGCCGagcgccgccaccgccgccgctcAAACAGACCGAGGCCCCGCCCCTCAGCCAATCGGAGAGCATCGCCCTGAAGCCCGGCGAGCGCAAGGCGGCCCCGGTGCTGTCGTGTCCCGTGCAGCCGTTCAGCGCCCGGCTCTCCGTCCTGGGACAGGTCTTCTCCGACGACACCTGA